In Romeriopsis navalis LEGE 11480, a single window of DNA contains:
- a CDS encoding cysteine peptidase family C39 domain-containing protein: protein MVLLSYGKDISEQTLREACDSTPLRTDALKAIDAARALGFLRSHKATLSTKEAREIINDAVYPIIFLNLLPIDGIKVAHAMVLQNLDDKTVQVINPLCGERHIPRTPFEVAWAMMRNLAILVL from the coding sequence ATGGTGCTCCTAAGCTATGGCAAGGACATTAGCGAACAAACTCTACGCGAAGCCTGCGACTCCACACCGTTGCGCACCGATGCGCTCAAAGCAATCGATGCAGCACGTGCGCTGGGGTTTCTTCGAAGTCATAAAGCCACATTAAGCACCAAGGAAGCCAGAGAAATCATCAACGACGCAGTTTATCCGATTATTTTTCTCAACCTTTTACCGATCGACGGCATCAAAGTTGCCCATGCAATGGTCCTCCAAAACCTCGATGACAAGACAGTTCAGGTCATCAATCCACTCTGCGGCGAACGGCATATACCACGCACTCCCTTTGAAGTGGCCTGGGCTATGATGCGAAACCTCGCAATCCTCGTGCTCTGA
- a CDS encoding ABC-F family ATP-binding cassette domain-containing protein, whose protein sequence is MLRLENISKIYPTGEVLKDVTWEVKPGDRIGLVGVNGAGKSTQLKIIMGEIEPTTGQVVRPSSLHIGYLNQEFDIDETRTVKDEFWRAFEEANKVHEALHDVTVAMGEAEGDALDKLLNKMDKYQRQFEAMDGYGLETRIEKLMPELGFDSEDAEKLVSTFSGGWKMRMNLGKILLQSPDLLLLDEPTNHLDLETIEWLEKYLKNLNTPMVIVSHDREFLDRLCNQIVETERGVSTSYLGNYSKYLAQKAENKAAQQSTFDRQQKEVAKQQEFVERFRASANRSTQAKSREKQLEKLELVDAPISDVRGLKFRFPEPPRSGRVIAEIEDMTHMYDDKLLFLGAELLIERGDKIAIVGPNGAGKSTLLRMLMGMEKPEEGTIKLGDHNVIPSYFEQNQAEALDLDKSVMETIHDEVPDWDNQEVRTLLGQFLFSGETVFKPVGALSGGEKARVALAKMLLHPANLLILDEPTNHLDIPAKEMIEDAIANYEGSVMIVSHDRYFVSRTATKIVEIRDGELRLYRGDFKYYLDKIAEEKDKARLEAIEAEKAAKAAAKRQKQKEKEMARKQRKAS, encoded by the coding sequence ATGCTGCGCCTCGAAAACATCAGTAAGATTTACCCCACGGGTGAAGTCCTCAAAGACGTCACCTGGGAAGTCAAACCCGGCGATCGGATCGGTCTCGTAGGCGTCAACGGCGCGGGCAAATCCACCCAGCTCAAAATCATCATGGGCGAAATCGAACCGACCACCGGCCAGGTCGTGCGCCCCAGCAGCCTCCACATCGGCTACCTAAACCAAGAATTCGACATCGATGAGACCCGCACCGTTAAAGATGAGTTCTGGCGGGCCTTCGAGGAAGCTAACAAAGTCCATGAAGCACTCCACGACGTCACCGTCGCCATGGGCGAAGCTGAAGGCGACGCGCTGGACAAGCTGCTAAACAAAATGGACAAGTACCAGCGGCAGTTTGAAGCGATGGATGGCTACGGCCTCGAAACCCGCATCGAGAAACTCATGCCCGAACTGGGCTTCGATAGTGAGGACGCCGAAAAGCTCGTCAGCACCTTCAGCGGCGGCTGGAAAATGCGGATGAACCTCGGTAAAATCCTGCTCCAATCCCCCGACCTGCTCCTGCTAGACGAGCCGACCAACCACCTCGACCTCGAAACGATCGAGTGGCTGGAAAAATATCTCAAAAACCTCAATACCCCGATGGTGATCGTCTCCCACGACCGGGAATTCCTCGATCGCCTCTGTAACCAGATCGTCGAAACCGAACGCGGCGTCTCCACCAGTTATCTCGGCAACTACTCCAAGTACCTGGCCCAAAAAGCCGAAAACAAAGCCGCCCAGCAATCCACATTCGATCGGCAGCAGAAAGAAGTCGCCAAACAGCAAGAATTCGTCGAACGTTTCCGGGCCAGCGCCAACCGCAGTACCCAAGCCAAAAGTCGCGAAAAACAACTGGAAAAGCTCGAACTCGTCGATGCGCCCATATCCGATGTCCGGGGCTTGAAATTTCGCTTCCCCGAGCCACCCCGCAGCGGTCGCGTCATCGCCGAAATCGAAGACATGACCCACATGTACGACGACAAACTCCTCTTCCTTGGAGCCGAACTGCTAATTGAACGCGGCGACAAAATCGCGATCGTCGGCCCCAATGGAGCCGGCAAATCCACCCTTCTGCGGATGCTGATGGGCATGGAAAAGCCCGAAGAAGGCACCATCAAACTCGGCGACCACAACGTTATCCCCAGCTACTTCGAGCAAAACCAAGCCGAAGCCCTAGACCTCGACAAGAGCGTCATGGAAACCATCCACGACGAAGTCCCCGACTGGGACAACCAGGAAGTCCGCACCCTACTCGGCCAATTCCTATTCAGCGGCGAAACCGTATTCAAACCCGTCGGCGCCCTCAGCGGTGGCGAAAAAGCTCGTGTTGCCCTAGCCAAAATGCTACTCCACCCAGCCAACCTACTGATTCTCGACGAGCCGACCAACCACCTCGACATTCCCGCCAAGGAAATGATTGAAGACGCGATTGCCAACTACGAAGGCAGCGTTATGATCGTCTCCCACGATCGTTACTTTGTTTCCCGCACCGCGACGAAAATCGTCGAAATCCGTGATGGCGAACTGCGCCTCTACCGTGGCGATTTCAAATACTATCTCGACAAAATTGCCGAAGAAAAAGATAAAGCAAGACT